The following are encoded in a window of Bradyrhizobium sp. WBOS07 genomic DNA:
- a CDS encoding amidohydrolase family protein — MSGLVISGGRVVDPASGMDAVADVAVVDGRIAAVGASLGSAERVIDATGLVVAPGFIDLHAHGQSIPADRMQAFDGVTTTLDLEAGVLPVGSWYERQARKGRVLNYGAATNWAFARIGAMTGSNAESSLEAFGNAMRDRRWMDNVATDAEVSGILERLGRGLNEGGIGIGILNAYAPGAGVQELTAVCQLAAARNVPTFTHVAFMSRIDPESAVEAYVRLIGYAGATGAHMHICHFNSSSKTDVERCRALIEKAQGHGLPITVEAYPYGTGSTVLAAAFFSDPEFVERNGTGYDSVQRVTDGYRFHDREELLKAQAEEPSSLVLWHILDTEHNAHHRDLLDMSVLYPGGAIASDAMPWTTSDGKTYTGDAWPLPDDATSHPRSAGCFTKFIREWVRERKTVSLLEGVRKCALIPAEILSQSTPAMRSKGRLARDADADIVVFDYEKLSDRATFTAMNRPSDGVRHLIVSGEVLISDGILDVAARPGKPVRRPVVEG; from the coding sequence ATGAGCGGCTTGGTGATCTCTGGCGGCCGGGTGGTGGACCCCGCAAGCGGCATGGATGCCGTGGCGGATGTGGCGGTGGTGGACGGCAGGATCGCCGCGGTCGGCGCATCGCTCGGCAGCGCCGAGCGGGTGATCGACGCCACCGGGCTCGTGGTCGCGCCCGGCTTCATCGATCTGCACGCGCACGGCCAGTCGATCCCCGCCGACCGCATGCAGGCGTTCGACGGCGTCACGACCACGCTCGATCTCGAGGCCGGCGTGCTGCCGGTCGGGTCCTGGTATGAGCGGCAAGCGAGGAAAGGCCGCGTGCTGAACTACGGCGCCGCCACCAACTGGGCCTTCGCCCGGATCGGCGCGATGACCGGCTCCAATGCCGAGAGTTCGCTGGAGGCGTTCGGCAATGCCATGCGCGACCGCCGCTGGATGGACAATGTCGCGACCGACGCCGAGGTCTCGGGCATTCTCGAGCGCCTCGGGCGAGGACTCAACGAAGGCGGCATCGGTATCGGCATCCTCAATGCTTACGCGCCGGGCGCCGGCGTGCAGGAGCTGACCGCGGTCTGCCAGCTGGCCGCGGCCAGGAACGTGCCGACCTTCACCCATGTCGCCTTCATGTCGCGGATCGACCCCGAGAGCGCGGTGGAAGCCTATGTCCGCCTGATCGGCTATGCCGGCGCCACCGGTGCGCACATGCACATCTGCCATTTCAACTCGTCGAGCAAGACCGACGTGGAGCGCTGCCGCGCGCTGATCGAAAAGGCGCAAGGACATGGCCTGCCGATCACGGTCGAGGCCTATCCTTACGGTACCGGCTCGACCGTGCTGGCCGCCGCCTTCTTCAGCGACCCCGAATTCGTCGAGCGCAACGGCACCGGCTACGATTCCGTGCAGCGCGTGACCGACGGCTATCGCTTCCACGACCGCGAGGAGCTGCTGAAGGCGCAGGCCGAGGAGCCGTCCTCGCTGGTGCTCTGGCATATCCTCGACACCGAGCACAATGCGCATCACCGCGACCTGCTCGACATGTCGGTGCTCTATCCCGGCGGCGCCATCGCCTCCGACGCGATGCCGTGGACGACCTCTGACGGCAAGACCTACACCGGCGATGCCTGGCCGCTGCCTGACGATGCCACCTCGCATCCGCGCTCGGCCGGCTGCTTCACGAAATTCATCCGCGAATGGGTGCGCGAGCGCAAGACGGTGTCGCTGCTGGAAGGCGTGCGCAAATGCGCGCTGATCCCGGCCGAGATCTTGTCGCAGAGCACGCCGGCGATGCGCAGCAAGGGCCGGCTTGCTAGAGATGCCGATGCCGACATCGTCGTGTTCGATTACGAAAAGCTCTCGGACCGCGCCACCTTCACGGCGATGAACCGTCCCTCCGACGGCGTGCGGCACCTGATCGTCAGCGGCGAAGTGCTGATCAGCGACGGCATTCTCGACGTCGCGGCGCGGCCGGGCAAACCGGTGCGCCGCCCCGTCGTCGAGGGCTGA
- a CDS encoding S9 family peptidase gives MAVSAHAQEGQVVKLSAGIEYQRIARWDADQLNKILQVGTPAFAGITTAYSPARNAVRLYRVTYSSVVPERGNKPTIASGLLAIPEDSGTSFPLVSYQHGTVYGKQEVPSFPQQSPETQLMIAQFAGQGYAVIGADYFGLGTSSEPEGYMVKASHQQATYDMLMASRAVLDHLKLATTKLFLAGWSQGGFVTMAMLEKLEQAGVKVDGAVTASAPADVFVALNGFLNFPRKNDASWVNSLFILSAFSFENYYGVPGLARSLIAEPYYELARKAYMREPFNPADVPADLHKLLRPDYFDPQFFAASAYGRLVAQTQSYRWLIKSPVRNYYGESDEAISVGLGQLPMTYQRAIGSGNPVVEAVSTGKTSHRGTFATAVPQWKTWFDGL, from the coding sequence ATGGCGGTTTCCGCCCATGCGCAGGAAGGCCAGGTCGTCAAATTGTCGGCCGGCATCGAATACCAGCGCATCGCGCGCTGGGATGCCGATCAGCTCAACAAGATCCTGCAGGTGGGTACGCCTGCTTTTGCCGGCATCACGACGGCCTACAGCCCGGCGCGCAATGCCGTTCGCCTCTATCGCGTAACCTATTCGTCCGTCGTGCCCGAGCGCGGCAACAAGCCGACGATCGCGTCCGGACTGCTCGCGATCCCCGAGGACAGCGGTACCTCGTTCCCATTGGTGTCGTATCAGCACGGCACCGTCTACGGGAAGCAGGAGGTTCCCTCCTTTCCGCAGCAATCGCCGGAAACGCAATTGATGATCGCCCAGTTCGCAGGGCAGGGATACGCCGTGATCGGCGCCGATTATTTCGGGCTCGGAACGTCGTCGGAGCCGGAAGGCTACATGGTGAAGGCGAGCCACCAGCAGGCAACCTACGACATGTTGATGGCAAGCCGCGCCGTGCTCGATCATCTCAAGCTCGCCACGACCAAGCTGTTTCTCGCGGGCTGGTCGCAAGGCGGGTTCGTGACCATGGCCATGCTCGAAAAGCTCGAGCAGGCCGGGGTCAAGGTCGACGGGGCCGTGACCGCGAGCGCGCCGGCCGACGTGTTCGTCGCGTTGAACGGCTTTCTCAATTTCCCGCGCAAGAACGATGCGAGCTGGGTCAACTCGCTGTTCATCCTCTCGGCCTTTTCCTTCGAAAACTATTACGGCGTGCCGGGACTGGCGCGCTCGCTGATCGCCGAACCCTATTATGAGCTGGCGCGCAAGGCCTACATGCGCGAGCCCTTCAATCCCGCCGACGTGCCGGCCGACCTGCACAAGCTGCTGCGGCCCGATTATTTCGATCCGCAGTTCTTCGCCGCCTCCGCCTATGGCCGCCTCGTGGCGCAGACGCAATCCTATCGCTGGCTGATCAAGAGCCCTGTGCGCAACTATTATGGCGAGAGCGACGAGGCCATCAGCGTCGGCCTCGGCCAGCTGCCCATGACCTACCAGCGCGCGATCGGCAGCGGCAACCCGGTGGTGGAGGCGGTCTCGACCGGCAAGACCAGCCATCGCGGCACCTTCGCCACCGCCGTGCCGCAATGGAAGACGTGGTTCGACGGGCTGTAG
- a CDS encoding HigA family addiction module antitoxin — protein MARKLPPIHPGEILREEFLVPLKLTPYTVAAALNVPRTRIERIAREEKPVTADTALRLGKFFKTGAAFWMSIQTRFDLETAEDALAPQIKKIASYEAV, from the coding sequence ATGGCACGGAAACTTCCGCCGATTCATCCCGGCGAGATCCTGCGCGAAGAATTTCTCGTTCCGCTCAAGCTGACACCCTACACGGTCGCCGCCGCGCTGAATGTGCCGCGCACGCGGATCGAGCGCATTGCGCGCGAAGAAAAGCCCGTCACGGCCGACACCGCGCTGCGGCTGGGAAAATTCTTCAAGACGGGTGCGGCGTTCTGGATGAGTATTCAAACCCGCTTCGACCTCGAAACGGCGGAAGACGCGCTCGCACCTCAGATCAAGAAGATCGCATCTTACGAGGCCGTTTGA
- a CDS encoding alpha/beta hydrolase, with the protein MSAGSALALGGCAGLGATGARYDASSLSVDPTLLVATTRKPANGARSKPWFGPERATSMTVARAKLAAPDESRLSLASVGLGGWRLDRIEPVPADAGDLAAQTGGGDVLIYVHGFKQTFETAVLDGAYLSDAIRFRGRTMVFAWPSKAGLFDYAYDRDSAMWSRDEFERVLSALVSAPGTGRVHIVAHSMGTMLTLESLRQLHARYGETVTGKIGAVVFAAPDIDMDVFSSAVQRIGPLAGKITVIAATNDRALALSGQLAGGMTRVGAAEKAAIARLGVRVVDASAEGWGIVNHDLFLSNGQVQQVIRRSIDGTTA; encoded by the coding sequence ATGTCCGCAGGCAGCGCCCTCGCGCTCGGCGGCTGCGCCGGCCTCGGCGCGACCGGCGCGCGCTACGATGCCTCGTCGCTCTCGGTCGATCCCACTCTGCTCGTCGCCACCACGCGCAAGCCCGCGAACGGGGCGCGCAGCAAACCCTGGTTCGGTCCGGAGCGCGCGACCAGCATGACCGTGGCGCGGGCCAAGCTGGCGGCGCCCGACGAGAGCCGCCTGTCGCTCGCCTCGGTCGGACTTGGCGGTTGGCGTCTTGATCGGATCGAACCGGTGCCGGCCGACGCCGGCGACCTCGCCGCGCAGACCGGCGGCGGCGACGTGCTGATCTATGTGCACGGCTTCAAGCAGACGTTCGAGACGGCGGTGCTGGATGGCGCCTATCTCTCCGATGCGATCAGGTTCCGCGGCCGGACCATGGTGTTCGCATGGCCGTCCAAGGCCGGGCTGTTCGACTACGCCTATGACCGCGACAGCGCGATGTGGTCGCGCGACGAATTCGAGCGGGTGCTCTCTGCGCTGGTGTCGGCGCCGGGGACGGGCCGCGTCCACATCGTTGCGCATAGCATGGGAACCATGCTGACGTTAGAGAGCCTGCGCCAGCTCCATGCGCGATACGGCGAGACGGTCACGGGCAAGATCGGCGCGGTGGTGTTTGCCGCCCCCGACATCGACATGGACGTGTTCTCGTCGGCGGTGCAGCGCATCGGCCCGCTGGCGGGCAAGATCACCGTGATCGCCGCGACCAACGATCGCGCTTTGGCGCTGTCAGGCCAGCTCGCCGGCGGCATGACCCGCGTCGGCGCCGCCGAAAAGGCCGCCATCGCCCGCCTCGGCGTCCGCGTGGTCGATGCCTCGGCGGAAGGCTGGGGCATCGTCAACCACGACCTGTTCCTGTCGAACGGGCAAGTGCAGCAGGTGATCCGGCGGTCGATCGACGGGACGACGGCGTAA
- a CDS encoding ATP-binding domain-containing protein, whose product MRFLSMHSAKGLEFPCVAIAGLGLLGRHGETVEECVRLTYVGVTRATHEALLTYSSETALVQRLIA is encoded by the coding sequence GTGCGATTCCTGAGCATGCATTCCGCCAAGGGTCTTGAGTTTCCCTGCGTCGCCATTGCTGGCCTCGGCCTGCTCGGCCGCCATGGCGAGACCGTCGAGGAGTGCGTGCGACTGACCTATGTCGGCGTGACCCGCGCGACGCACGAGGCGCTGCTGACGTACTCGAGCGAAACCGCCTTGGTGCAGCGTTTGATCGCGTAG
- a CDS encoding DEAD/DEAH box helicase, which translates to MAILIPSLGFARFDSRGELRLAERLKDFLEENAVVWHNLPVGPLNRHPDFIIVHPANGLLVLEVKDWRLETIVSADKTQVELLTQRGVVRESNPLEQSRKYTFEVLRTLERDGQLLFPPGHRFAGRTLVPFGYGAVFTNITRKQFDQTDLKEVFPEQLCVFKDEMTEGVDPEEFRSRLWRMVYPRLGEPLSMPQFDRLRALLFPEIRIRQIALPLDDAPKADPSDRTLAVMDLHQEQFARSLGEGHRIIRGVAGSGKTLILAFRAEYLARAAAKPVLILCYANGIAGRLEDAMQSRGVEDRVQVLTFHSWCYRMLRTYGLPAPSERDYPDYAERLAASVAAVVAAVDQGHIPPEQYDAVLIDEAHDFEPRWLALAAKMVNPRTKALMVVYDDIQAIYKGRERPVWSQLGIEAKGRTTVLKVNYRNTAQIVAFARRFAADVIGAPGTTADDEHAILLPEDAGRQGLEPDVRRCVSIDAEAHCVAEWFLDRKKAGYEWSQMACLYPEHWIGGKVAQILAKHKVPIDMAKDNRNRVSIKRVAVRFLSMHSAKGLEFPCVAMAGLGLLGRHGETVEECVRLTYVGVTRATHEALLTYSSETALVQRLIA; encoded by the coding sequence ATGGCAATCCTGATCCCCAGCCTCGGCTTCGCGCGCTTCGACAGCCGTGGGGAGCTTCGACTCGCCGAACGCCTCAAGGACTTTCTCGAAGAGAACGCCGTCGTTTGGCACAACCTTCCCGTCGGCCCCCTCAACCGGCATCCGGATTTCATCATCGTTCATCCCGCGAACGGCCTGCTCGTGCTCGAGGTGAAGGACTGGCGTCTGGAGACGATCGTCTCGGCGGACAAGACGCAAGTCGAGCTGCTGACACAGCGTGGCGTCGTGCGGGAGAGCAATCCGCTCGAGCAGTCGCGCAAATACACGTTCGAGGTCTTGCGCACGCTGGAGCGGGACGGGCAGCTGCTGTTTCCGCCCGGTCATCGCTTCGCGGGCCGCACACTGGTGCCGTTCGGCTATGGCGCCGTGTTCACGAACATCACGCGCAAGCAGTTCGACCAGACCGACCTCAAGGAGGTGTTTCCCGAGCAGCTGTGCGTGTTCAAGGACGAAATGACGGAGGGCGTCGATCCCGAGGAATTCCGGTCCAGGCTATGGCGCATGGTCTATCCGCGTCTCGGAGAGCCGCTGTCCATGCCGCAATTCGACCGGCTGCGTGCGCTGCTGTTTCCCGAGATCCGCATCCGGCAGATCGCCCTGCCTCTGGACGATGCGCCCAAGGCCGATCCTTCGGACCGGACGCTTGCGGTCATGGACCTGCATCAAGAGCAGTTCGCGCGCAGTCTCGGGGAGGGACATCGCATCATTCGCGGCGTGGCCGGATCGGGCAAGACCCTGATCCTGGCGTTTCGAGCCGAGTATCTGGCGCGCGCGGCGGCCAAGCCGGTGCTGATCCTGTGCTACGCCAATGGCATCGCAGGGCGCCTCGAAGATGCCATGCAGAGCCGGGGCGTGGAGGACCGCGTTCAGGTTCTCACCTTTCACTCCTGGTGCTACCGGATGCTGCGCACCTACGGACTCCCCGCGCCCTCCGAGCGGGACTATCCGGATTACGCCGAGCGGCTGGCCGCCAGCGTTGCCGCGGTCGTGGCGGCGGTCGATCAGGGCCACATCCCGCCGGAGCAATATGACGCCGTCCTCATCGACGAGGCGCACGATTTCGAGCCGCGTTGGCTCGCGCTGGCGGCCAAGATGGTGAACCCCCGCACCAAGGCGCTGATGGTCGTCTACGACGACATCCAGGCGATCTACAAAGGGCGCGAACGCCCGGTGTGGAGCCAGCTCGGGATCGAAGCCAAGGGCAGAACCACCGTGTTGAAGGTCAACTACCGCAACACCGCGCAAATCGTCGCCTTCGCGAGACGCTTCGCTGCGGACGTCATTGGCGCTCCCGGCACGACGGCCGATGACGAGCACGCCATCCTGCTGCCCGAAGATGCCGGCCGGCAGGGACTGGAGCCGGACGTGCGTCGATGCGTGAGCATCGACGCGGAAGCGCACTGCGTCGCCGAGTGGTTCCTGGATCGGAAAAAGGCCGGCTACGAGTGGTCGCAGATGGCGTGCCTCTACCCCGAGCACTGGATCGGGGGGAAGGTCGCACAGATTCTGGCCAAGCATAAAGTGCCGATCGATATGGCCAAGGACAACCGCAACCGGGTCTCGATCAAGCGCGTGGCCGTGCGATTCCTGAGCATGCATTCCGCCAAGGGTCTCGAGTTTCCCTGCGTCGCCATGGCCGGCCTCGGCCTGCTCGGCCGCCATGGCGAGACCGTCGAGGAGTGCGTGCGACTGACCTATGTCGGCGTGACCCGCGCGACGCACGAGGCGCTGCTGACGTACTCGAGTGAAACGGCGCTGGTGCAGCGTTTGATCGCGTGA
- a CDS encoding RluA family pseudouridine synthase yields MESPDSAQRLEVVVAGDEGSARLDRVLAARLPELSRSRLKTLILAGAVSLKAAPVRDPAYHVASGDTITIDVPEAAPAEPKGEEIALDIVFEDDDIVVINKPKGLVVHPAAGHETGTLVNALIAHCGASLSGIGGVRRPGIVHRLDKDTTGLMVVAKNDMAHASLSAQFADHGRTGEMRRGYMAFAWGVPGRHRGTVDAPIDRHPHAREKMAVRQGGREAVTHWEILESFAGRDGKPVASLLACELETGRTHQIRVHLAHIGHPLMGDAVYGPHFKTKANQLGPESQAALAALGRQALHAYLLVLEHPRSGELLHWEAALPEDLLLLQSTLKAAL; encoded by the coding sequence ATGGAAAGCCCGGATTCAGCGCAGAGGTTAGAGGTCGTGGTCGCCGGCGACGAGGGTTCGGCCCGGCTCGACCGCGTGCTGGCGGCGCGGCTGCCGGAGCTGTCGCGATCAAGGCTCAAGACCCTGATCCTGGCGGGCGCGGTGAGCCTGAAGGCGGCCCCGGTCCGCGACCCCGCTTATCACGTCGCATCCGGCGATACGATCACAATCGACGTGCCGGAGGCAGCGCCCGCCGAGCCCAAGGGCGAGGAGATCGCCCTCGACATCGTGTTCGAGGACGACGACATCGTCGTGATCAACAAGCCGAAGGGACTGGTGGTGCATCCCGCCGCCGGCCACGAAACCGGCACGCTGGTCAACGCCCTGATCGCCCATTGCGGCGCCTCGCTGTCGGGCATCGGCGGGGTGCGCCGGCCCGGCATCGTGCACCGGCTCGACAAAGACACCACCGGGCTGATGGTGGTCGCCAAGAACGACATGGCCCACGCCTCGCTGTCGGCCCAGTTCGCCGATCACGGCCGCACCGGCGAGATGCGGCGCGGCTACATGGCCTTTGCCTGGGGCGTGCCCGGCCGGCACCGCGGCACGGTCGATGCGCCGATCGACCGCCATCCGCATGCGCGCGAGAAGATGGCGGTGCGCCAGGGCGGCCGCGAGGCGGTGACACATTGGGAGATCCTGGAGAGCTTTGCCGGGCGCGACGGCAAGCCCGTGGCCTCGCTGCTCGCCTGCGAGCTCGAGACCGGGCGCACCCACCAGATCCGCGTGCACCTCGCCCATATCGGCCATCCCCTGATGGGGGACGCGGTCTATGGCCCGCATTTCAAGACCAAGGCGAACCAGCTCGGCCCCGAGTCGCAGGCCGCCCTGGCCGCGCTCGGACGGCAGGCCCTACATGCTTACCTTCTGGTATTGGAGCATCCGAGGAGCGGAGAATTACTGCACTGGGAGGCGGCTCTACCAGAGGATTTGCTTCTCCTGCAAAGCACCCTGAAAGCGGCGCTATGA
- the rpoH gene encoding RNA polymerase sigma factor RpoH, protein MARTAALPVLNGESGLSRYLAEIRKFPMLEPQQEYMLAKRWREHDDRDAAHQLVTSHLRLVAKIAMGYRGYGLPISEVVSEGNVGLMQAVKRFEPEKGFRLATYAMWWIKASIQEYILRSWSLVKMGTTANQKKLFFNLRKAKSKINALDEGDLRPDQVKIIAKRLGVTDQDVIDMNRRLGGDASLNAPIRDDGEAGEWQDWLVDNTPNQEAMMAEHEEYDHRREALNGAMGVLNPRERRIFEARRLADEPMTLEDLAAEFGVSRERVRQIEVRAFEKVQSAVKGTIAKAEQAALEAAH, encoded by the coding sequence ATGGCCCGTACCGCTGCTTTGCCGGTCCTCAATGGAGAATCCGGCCTATCTCGCTACCTCGCCGAGATCCGCAAATTCCCAATGCTGGAACCCCAGCAGGAATACATGCTCGCCAAGCGTTGGCGCGAGCATGACGATCGCGACGCGGCGCACCAACTCGTCACCAGCCATCTCCGGCTCGTCGCCAAGATCGCCATGGGCTATCGCGGCTACGGCTTGCCGATCTCCGAGGTCGTCTCGGAAGGCAATGTCGGCCTGATGCAGGCGGTGAAGCGTTTCGAACCCGAGAAGGGGTTCCGTCTCGCCACCTACGCCATGTGGTGGATCAAGGCGTCGATTCAAGAGTACATCCTGCGTTCCTGGTCGCTCGTGAAGATGGGCACCACCGCGAACCAGAAGAAGCTGTTCTTCAACCTGCGCAAGGCGAAGAGCAAGATCAACGCGCTGGACGAAGGCGATCTGCGCCCCGACCAGGTGAAGATCATCGCCAAGCGCCTCGGCGTCACCGATCAGGACGTGATCGACATGAACCGCCGCCTCGGCGGCGACGCGTCGCTCAACGCGCCGATCCGCGACGACGGCGAGGCCGGCGAATGGCAGGACTGGCTGGTCGACAACACGCCCAACCAGGAAGCCATGATGGCGGAGCACGAGGAGTACGATCACCGCCGTGAAGCGCTGAACGGCGCCATGGGCGTGCTCAACCCGCGCGAACGCCGCATCTTCGAGGCCCGCCGCCTCGCCGATGAGCCGATGACGCTGGAAGACCTTGCCGCCGAGTTCGGCGTGTCGCGCGAGCGCGTCCGCCAGATCGAGGTCCGCGCCTTCGAGAAGGTGCAGTCCGCGGTCAAGGGCACGATCGCAAAGGCCGAACAGGCCGCGCTGGAAGCCGCGCACTGA
- a CDS encoding peptidoglycan recognition family protein, with protein sequence MMIARLLAAALAALCLIFPAVAEDAELTRLARGSGTPEIPGLKMVWLAPWGDVRDARPWRNIIVHQTEGPAGSARGGALAQAKAPTRRGVTVWVETDGTVYWAVAENLVPTHGDGANRNDNKYIDNGPTYRQVVRDNSIGVEFAGNYPDVAAGPTEAQVAAWKILVKVLRARYGIPLDRVYAHNWIDYKDARYCEGCWLATLARMWGE encoded by the coding sequence ATGATGATTGCCCGCCTGCTCGCGGCCGCTCTCGCCGCTCTCTGCCTGATCTTCCCCGCGGTCGCTGAGGACGCCGAACTGACAAGGCTCGCGCGCGGCTCCGGCACGCCGGAGATTCCCGGCCTGAAGATGGTCTGGCTGGCGCCGTGGGGAGACGTCCGCGACGCAAGACCCTGGCGCAACATCATCGTGCACCAGACCGAAGGGCCGGCGGGCTCGGCGCGCGGCGGCGCGCTGGCGCAGGCCAAGGCTCCGACCCGCCGCGGCGTCACGGTGTGGGTCGAGACCGACGGCACAGTCTATTGGGCGGTCGCGGAAAACCTGGTGCCGACCCATGGCGACGGCGCCAACCGCAACGACAACAAGTACATCGACAACGGCCCGACCTACCGCCAGGTCGTGCGCGACAATTCGATCGGCGTCGAGTTCGCCGGCAATTATCCCGACGTCGCCGCAGGCCCGACCGAGGCGCAGGTCGCGGCGTGGAAGATCCTCGTGAAGGTGCTGCGCGCGCGGTACGGCATCCCTCTCGACCGCGTCTACGCCCACAACTGGATCGACTACAAGGACGCGCGCTATTGCGAAGGCTGCTGGCTCGCGACCCTGGCGCGGATGTGGGGAGAGTAG
- a CDS encoding GGDEF domain-containing protein — MLSVPTLWTVIVINFLALGMVWAYVARAYPKFEAARYWTAAAFLAASGAAISMLRDVMDPRFPLIAGGGIMIFSSWLACMGVARFYHRPVSWPAAIVNSLLATAGLAFFLVVTDNMPMRVVIYSLAQSTPILLTLPLLIGEQSGRENPGARLAAIVGFLLLSIHAVRSGAALLGYGGAITAINFNGLQSIMILLLVFLAMGWNFACLLMAIERLRNEVADLALLDDLTGVANRRHLLQRLTEECARSERSHQPFSLLVIDLDGFKTINDTHGHAAGDACLKHFTLMAQTRLRPGDMLARTGGDEFCVVLPSSSLREAAMIARRVLEVCRQDAEACTGNDIPIAISIGVAQWDHGIGAFPDRLMANADHALYAAKKNGKNDFAVYDPAPPLSPEPNDSREASHHFA, encoded by the coding sequence ATGCTGAGCGTGCCGACACTCTGGACCGTCATCGTCATCAACTTCCTGGCGCTGGGCATGGTCTGGGCCTATGTGGCGCGCGCCTATCCCAAATTCGAGGCGGCGCGGTACTGGACGGCGGCCGCGTTTCTGGCCGCATCGGGCGCGGCGATCTCGATGCTGCGCGACGTGATGGACCCGCGCTTCCCGCTGATCGCCGGCGGCGGCATCATGATCTTTTCGTCCTGGCTCGCCTGCATGGGCGTGGCGCGGTTCTATCACCGGCCGGTATCCTGGCCGGCCGCCATCGTCAATTCGCTGCTCGCGACCGCCGGGCTCGCGTTCTTCCTGGTCGTCACCGACAACATGCCGATGCGGGTCGTGATCTACTCGCTGGCCCAATCGACCCCGATCCTGCTGACGCTGCCGCTGCTGATCGGCGAGCAGAGCGGCCGGGAGAATCCCGGCGCCCGGCTCGCGGCGATCGTGGGATTTCTGCTGCTGTCGATTCACGCCGTCCGCTCCGGCGCGGCGCTGCTCGGCTATGGCGGCGCCATCACGGCGATCAACTTCAACGGCTTGCAGTCCATCATGATCCTGCTGCTGGTGTTTCTGGCCATGGGCTGGAATTTCGCCTGCCTGCTGATGGCGATCGAGCGGCTGCGCAACGAGGTCGCCGACCTCGCGCTGCTCGACGACCTCACCGGCGTCGCCAACCGGCGGCATCTGTTGCAGCGCCTGACCGAGGAATGCGCCCGCTCCGAGCGCAGCCATCAGCCGTTCTCGCTGCTGGTGATCGATCTCGACGGCTTCAAGACCATCAACGACACCCACGGCCATGCCGCCGGCGATGCCTGCCTGAAGCACTTCACCCTGATGGCGCAGACGCGGCTGCGGCCCGGCGACATGCTCGCCCGCACCGGCGGCGACGAGTTTTGCGTCGTGCTGCCGTCCTCGTCGCTGCGCGAGGCCGCGATGATCGCCCGCCGCGTGCTCGAGGTCTGCCGCCAGGATGCCGAGGCCTGCACCGGCAACGACATCCCGATCGCGATCTCGATCGGCGTCGCGCAATGGGATCACGGCATCGGCGCGTTCCCGGACCGCCTGATGGCCAATGCCGACCACGCCCTCTACGCCGCCAAGAAGAACGGCAAGAACGACTTTGCCGTCTACGATCCGGCGCCGCCGCTGTCGCCCGAACCGAACGACTCGCGCGAGGCCTCGCACCATTTCGCCTGA
- a CDS encoding LysE family translocator: MSWSFLLTSLIVVASPGTGVLYTLAVALTRGSHASLAAAFGCTLGIVPHMCAAMLGLAAVLHTSALAFAALKWGGVAYLLYMSWQALRESGALSVEGGISERSSGRVVVTGFLINILNPKLSIFFLAFLPQFIAADEAHVLARMLELSGAFMAMTFAVFAVYGLCAASVRERVISRPRVMAWLRRSFAAGFAALGAKLAFAER, from the coding sequence ATGTCCTGGTCCTTCCTGCTCACCTCGCTCATCGTCGTCGCCTCGCCCGGCACCGGCGTGCTCTACACGCTGGCTGTGGCGCTGACGCGCGGCTCGCACGCCAGCCTTGCCGCCGCCTTCGGTTGCACCCTCGGGATCGTGCCGCATATGTGTGCCGCGATGTTGGGGCTCGCCGCCGTGCTCCACACCAGCGCGCTCGCCTTCGCCGCGCTGAAATGGGGCGGCGTCGCCTATCTGCTCTACATGTCCTGGCAGGCGCTGCGCGAGAGCGGGGCGCTTTCGGTCGAGGGCGGGATCAGCGAGCGTTCGAGCGGCCGCGTCGTCGTCACCGGCTTTCTGATCAACATCCTCAATCCCAAGCTGTCGATCTTCTTCCTCGCCTTCCTGCCGCAGTTCATCGCCGCGGACGAGGCCCATGTGCTGGCGCGCATGCTGGAATTGAGCGGCGCCTTCATGGCGATGACCTTCGCGGTGTTCGCCGTCTACGGCCTCTGCGCCGCCTCGGTGCGCGAGCGCGTCATCTCGCGCCCCCGCGTCATGGCCTGGCTGCGCCGCAGCTTCGCCGCCGGCTTTGCCGCACTCGGCGCCAAGCTGGCGTTCGCGGAGAGGTAG
- a CDS encoding response regulator — protein sequence MGQAQPFRATALIVEDDVMQREMLCLLLEESGYQVIQCESAEAAERVLEKSAGALCLMMTDVQLAGRMNGVELAHVAKDRNPGLDVVVTSGRPLMQPLPEGAKFWAKPWAPLDVLREAELAQLS from the coding sequence ATGGGACAAGCTCAACCATTTCGTGCCACGGCTCTGATCGTCGAGGACGACGTCATGCAGCGCGAGATGCTGTGTCTCCTGCTGGAAGAGAGCGGCTATCAGGTGATCCAGTGCGAGAGCGCCGAGGCCGCCGAGCGCGTGCTCGAGAAGAGCGCCGGCGCGCTCTGTCTGATGATGACCGACGTGCAGCTCGCCGGCCGCATGAACGGGGTCGAGCTCGCCCATGTCGCCAAGGATCGCAATCCCGGGCTCGACGTCGTCGTCACCTCCGGCCGCCCGCTGATGCAGCCCTTGCCCGAGGGTGCGAAGTTCTGGGCAAAACCCTGGGCGCCGCTCGACGTGCTGCGCGAAGCCGAGCTCGCGCAGCTGTCCTGA